The DNA segment tttaatttatttttaattaatgctgATATTTAGTCCAGcttcatgaatttaaaaatcagagaagagttctctggtggcctagtgattaaagatctggcgtagtcactgctgtagtgtgggttccatccctgacctgagaaatcctcatgctgcaagtgcggccaaaaagtaaaaataaagacaaataaaaaaataaaaaccaaagagtATCCCATTATATTGTTACATTGCAACTTATTGTTAGATtacaatttatttcttatttccaaATTGACAGGTACTACAGTTATTGCCTTTTATCTTACATATGTTTATGAatagaaatacaattaaaagtCATGCATAGGGAGATACCATTACATTCAATATGGTGTGCGTctagaaaaaggagaggaagagaggagaataCAACAGGGACGACTTCtgtatacataatatttatttatttttttataaaaatattcacagaatGTCAACATTCATTAATTCTGGAATGAAGTCAGGCATGAGCatatggtgggtttttttttctttaaatgacactatttctactgcttttattttaaatatttattagtttaatgaagagacacagggagttcctgttgtggcacagtggaaacaaacccagctagtatccatgaggatgctagtttgatctctggccttgctcagtgggtcaaggatccggtgttgctggggactgtggtgtaggtcgcagatatggcttggatcccgcattgctgtggctatggtgtaggccagcagctgtagctcggatttgacccctagcctgggaacttcaatatgccacaggtgcggccctaaaaaaaaggaaaagaaatgacattcAATTCTCCCTTGGAtgtgaaggaaataaatagaggCCTTGTTCTCTGGGAGCACAGGAACACAGAAGGACTGGTTCTCCCTTTGATATCAAAGCTGCTAAGTGGAAGCCCTCTTCTCAGGGAGCATGAAAACCTAGAGTGAAGAACTGGGCTGTTGTGTAAAATGATGGTCCCTGGGAATGTGCTGGGATGTGCTGCCTCATGACCTGAGCAAGGTGACTAAGTACCTGAGTAAGGTGGTTATAGGCAGACAATTAACAATCTCTGTGGCCCTTGGGGATTCAATAACCAAGGTTGTCCGCTAGTCAAATTCTTCTGCTAACATTCTCATTCCAAGTCCATGAAAATCCTTAAGAAATAAGGCTCTGAGAAAAAAGATCTTAAATCCAGCTAAATCCCTCATTCTGAGAGGCCAAAAGTATGCAGTTCTCTTCCATCCACCTCTTTCTTTTCATACCCATTTCAAGAGCTTTCATATATGGATGTAGTTCCCATCTGTAATTGGATTCTAGTTTTCTTTCCTAAAGCACATTCAAAGACATCCTTTAGAGCAACAATCTAAGGAAAACATACAGGATATTTAGGCTCGGAAATAATAGTGTATTATATGAATATTTACACTATATTTTAGAATAAcatatataatctataaaatgcaAGTGATAATATAGCAAATACACTCTAAGaagcaaattctttttaaaattttatttatatatatatatttatttatttatttatttatttatgctttttaggtccatgcccatggcatacagaggttcccaggctaggggtctaatcacagctacagctgctggcctatgccacagccatagcaacaccagagccaagcctcgactgcgacctgcaccacagctcacagtaacgctggatccttaacccactgaattaggccagggatcaaatctgcaacctcatagttactactcggatttgtttctgctgtgccacaaaaggaccTCTCTAAGAAGCAAATTCTAAAGACCAGTTCTATGTATGGCCCATTGCATtctgtttctacatttttttggggtggaggctgcacctgtggcatatggaagttcccaggctaggggccaaattggagctacagctgccagtctgcaccacagccacagcaacttgggatctgagccacatctgtggcctataccacagctcatggcaagtccagatcctcaacccactgagtgaggccaggaatggaacatgcatcctcatggatactagtcaggtttgtaacaggctgagtcacaatgggaactccctgtttctacatttttatcttcAGCAATTTCTAATGTATCTCCTGTAATCAGAATGGACAGTTCATGGAAGAATAACctcagcaaaagagaaaaatggcagATTAGCAGCTCAAAACCCTGTCTTCTTAATGAAACAGTGAAAAACAACAGACACTGTCAGAACTAACTTTGTCAGGACTCCTGAAAACAGTAAAAATTTATGGCAACCCAGTGAATGATGAATCCAACAAAAGCAATTTAAACTGGTAGGTAAGTTTtgtggaattttttatttatttatttattttgtctttttgccatttcttgggccgctcccccagcatatggaggttcccaggctaggggtcaaatcggagctgtagccaccagcctacgccagagccacagcaatgtgggatctgagccgcgtctgcaacccacaccacagctcacggccaggccggattgttaagccactgagcaaaggcagggatcgaacccacaacctcatggttcttagtcggattcattaaccactgtgccacgacgggaactccagtggaaTTTTTAATTGCTCTGGCTCCATCCCACTCCCATACCCCAGCATGGCAGTAGATTAGTCTTAAAATGGTCACAGCCTGTGTTCTCAGCTGAGGCCCTGGTCTATGTACTCAGAAGAAGCAAATTATACCTTTTCTCAAAGCATTCCATATGTCTGTCCTAACTCAGCTGGGAAATATCTTAAGGACTGACATGAGCCCTCATCTCTGTTTTGCCTAACTTAGAACTCAGGCTTTGAAAAAGCAGTGGGCATTTTTGCAAAATCACTGCAAACCAAATTAACGGTCCATGTGCGCCTATGGCAAAAGATTAAAATCACAACTTAAAATAGAACAGGTTAGCCCCAGAGCAAAAACAGGGAACATTTTTGGAAATTAGGACACTTAAAAGCACCCAAGTATACGGGAGAATTTAGAAAGCCACATGCAGGACCATAGCAAGATATACAGTCAGAAAACACCATAAAAGATCCTCaattttctcattgatttctaGGTGTAGTGCAAACCTGTATACATGTTGAAAGAGTACTGAATCACAGATACGAGATATAAAGACTGAAAGAgatgtattatttctttgtttgtatcACTCCTGGCATCCAAGGAGATCTTTCAAAGCACAAGGTGAGCAAACATAGGAAACAGATTTCAATGACCATATGCATTAAGAATTGCAGTCTCTGCAAACGTGTTTCGGGAAAGTAACTAAACAAATAAACTACTACTGCCTTCAATGATTACCCCAAAAAAGCAAACTCTGGGGGATATTCTAATATCCAGAGCTATTACATTATAATATTGAACCTCAggagtggaaagaaagaaagagtgaagaAAAGTGAGCTGACTCTAAGGGACCTACAGGACACCATcggtgaaaaaaaaatgcattatggAAGTccgaaaaggagaaaagaaagagaaagggatggaaaaaatatttgaagaaataatggtcaTAAACATCCTAAATATGGTGAAAGAGATAAACCTACAAATCTAAGAAGCTCAATGAACTCCAGGAAGGGTAACTTAAAGCTATTAATACTAAGACACCTTATCATCAAACTGACAaagccaaagggaaaaacaatCTTGAAAGGAGCTCCTCACATACAAGACATTAAGAGAACATCACTCATTACATACAGGAGAGCCTCAACAAGATTAACAACCAATTTCTCATCAGACCATGAAGGCCAGAGAGCAGTGGGATGATGTATTTAAAGTGctgcccatggagttcccgtcgtggcgcagtagttaacgaatctgactaggaaccatgaggttgcaggttcggtccctgcccttgctcagtgggttaacaatctggtgttgccgtgagctgtggtgtaggttgcagacgtggctcagatcctgcgttgctgtggctctggcggtggctacggctctgattagacccctagcctgggaacctccatatgccgcgggagtggcccaagaaatagcaaaaagccaaaaaaaaaaaaaataaaaataaagtgccgCCCTGTCAACCAGTAATGTTATAGCTGACAAAATTTTCCTtccaaaaatggagaaataaaacacTACCAGATAAACAAAGCTGAAGGATTACATTACCATGAAGACTGCTTTATGAAAAATATCTAAGGGTTTGCTTCAGGTTGAAATGAAAAGGCACTAGACAACAATTCAATTCTGtatgaaaaaaagatttctggtAAAGACAAATGCCTGggaatttttttcagtgtattttttgtcttcctaTTGGAtttaaataacacacacacacaaaaagttaaaTCTGTGCTACTGGCAATAATATACAAACATTTAATTTGTGACACTaacataaagaagaaaggaaagaaccaCATAAGAGTAGGGGTTTTGCATGCTACTGAGCTAAAATTAGGTTGAATTAAAATTAGGTATGAATTCAAATTAGATTGTTATAAACTTAGCATATTAGGTGCAATgtccatggtaaccacaaaaaaAGTTATCTGGACAATATTCCAAATAGGTGATGAGAACAAAATCCAAATTTTTCACTATGAAATATCaactagacaaaaaaataaggcaGTAACGGacaaaatgaagaacaaaataaggcattagatatgcagaaaataaatttttacaggGGAGAATTAAGTATCTCCTTACTAGTGGgtactttaaataaatgtattaagttGTCAGATCAAAATGACAgagactggaagaaaaataaacatgatgtGAATATATGCTGTTTATAAGAGACTTACTATAGATCCACAAACACATATAGATTgtaaatgaaagaatggaaaaactcTAGGCAAATCATTACCAAAAGAGagttaatatcagaaaaaaaaaataggcagtcAACTGTCAAAACTGTTAAAATAGACAAAGAAGGATAGATAGCAactaggtagatagatagatatagggATACAATGGTCAATAATTGagatgatataacaattgtaagCATATATACACCAACCAATAAGGCTTCAAAATGTGTGAAGCAAATCTGATGGAAGTGAAGTGAGAAATACAGATTTCTACAATGATACAGATTTTAATGCCAATTTTCAACAATAGATAGTAACCCTGgataaacaaaaaagacacagagggctTAAAAAACAGCATAAACTAACAAAATCTAAGAGACATACATAGACATTCCAACCAACAAAAGCAGAAGACACATTTTTCTCCAGTGTGCACAGACACTCTCTAGATAGTTCACCTATTAGGCCACAAAGCAAGCATCAAtcgattttaaaatattgaaatcatacagtgtctttctgaccacagtggtgtgaaactagaaataataaaagaataacaaccagaaaataaacaaatatatggaaattaaataacacacttcTAAAAAAACAGTGGTATCTTACTGGAGAGTTTTCCCAAGGCTCCTTTCATGTCCCTGTTCCTCAGACTATAGATGAAGGGATTCATCATTTGAGGGGCAACTGTGTACATCATGGAAACTACTGCAGTCTTCCTGGAAGAGTTAGTCAGAGCAGAACTAATGTACACCCCCAAGCCTGTCCCATAGAATAAGGACACAACTGAGAGGTGAGACCCACAGGTGGAAAAAGCTTTGTACTTTCCACCCACGGATGGCATTCTCAAAACAGAGGAGACTATTTGAACATAAGAGAAGATGATTCCACACACAGGAATACCACCAAATACGCTAGTTGCTACATATATCAGGATGTTATTGATGAGGGCATCCGAACAGGCCAGCTTGATGACCTGAACAACTTCGCAGAAGAAAAGGGGGATTTGCAGGTCTGTGCAGAAGGTCAGCTGCAGCACCATCAGACTGTGGAGCAGGGCATCCACAATAATAATTAACAAAGGAAGTAGAATCAGCAGACCACACAGATGGGAGTTCATGATGACCGTGTACCTTAAGGGATGACAaatggccacatagcgatcataggCCATTGCTGCAAGAAGACAACTCTCCAAACTAGCGAACATCAGGACAAAGTAGATCTGTGTAAGGCAGCCTGCATAAGGGATGCTCTGATTCTGTGTGTGGATGTTCACAAGCATCTTTGGGATGGTGGTTGTGCTTAAACAGATGTCATTAATAgacagattggaaagaaagaagtacatgggcgtgtggaggtgggagtcagAGCTAACAGCCAGAATGATAAGCAGATTTCCCAGGACAGTGACCAGGTACATGAGCAGGAACAGGCTGAAAAGGAGGGACCGCAGTTCTGGATCCTCTGTCACTTTCatgagaagaaaatctgaaacatGTGTTTCATTTCTCCATTCCATATTGTTGAGGAATCTGATGGAAAAGATGGAGCGATGAGACAATCAAACATGTGTTTTCTAGACCACAAGGAGAAGCATGAGCAGAGGCAAAAATCATCTTGGGAATGGGAGGACACTGAGAAAGGGCAATTTAAAATGTGTGTCTTAGATATTATGTACataattctgtttctttaaaaaaattttcattaacaAACTTGAAGCTGATATAGCAGTGTCAACAATTGTTAAATTTGGAAAGGGTTAACaagtggacatttaaaaaaaattacactgccTACACTGGTTCTGATTATTTAAAAACCTTTGGTAATTTTATATAGAGAAATAGGTAGCCTTGGGAGGCTGCTTGAAGATTCTGTCTGGGGCCCCTGAGACCTCAGAGGCAGGCAGCTGAGATAATACATAGGTATGTTAAGAACCAGGATAGGATGATAGGGTGAACTTTACCAGATTCTCTGCCCTCCCACCACAAGATGGCAACTAATGTCAGAGAATATTATagctttaaatatgttttaaagagGCACTTTTCAGAATTCCCTTTggggcttagcgggttaagaactgacatagtgtctgtgaggatgtggttttgatctctggccttgctcagtgggttaatgatctggcattgccacgagctgcagtgtaggttgcagatgcagctcggatctggtattgctgtggctgaggcgtagtctggcagctgcagctctgatttgtcccctagccctggaacttccaaatgccacaggtgcatccctaaaaagaaaaaataaataaataaaagaagcatggatttcccatggtggctcagcgggttaactacccgactagtatccatgaggctacaggttagatccctggcctcattcagtgaggttaaggatctggtgttgcccccaagctgtggtgtaggtcacagatgtgtcttggacctggtgttcctgtggctgtggcataggctggcagctgtaactccaatttgactcctagtcttggaacttccacatgccacaggtggggccctaaaaagaaaaagaaaagaaaaagaataaaagaggcaGATTTCTACCCAGGAAGAAATGGTCTACCCAAGTAGAATGAGTACAATGTTAATAAATGAGAAGTGTTTGAATATAGGTGCAAAGTACACGGAAATATGTGAAGATGACTGACAGGCAAGAGGACTATGGGTGACTCAGTTCTGTCTGATGTATGAACTCTCATACAGCTCCCCTGGATGAAACTATTGCAAAATGCCTGCTGTCATTTCCAAACATTAATTGTGGGATGTTAGGTTACTTGGCTGGCATCATGGCAGAAGGGTACTTGGCATCTTCTCTGAATGTGCCATATAGGAGATCTGTCCTCAGGAAGGGCAGAAGGACTGAGACTGGGGTTCCCAGGAAGAGAGGTCATCTCTGGCAGCAGGCTTAGGTGTGCTATAAATTTTCATGGGAAGGATTGTTGATGAGGCGATCATAGGCAGAATGCCATCTCTGTAACCCTAGAGGCTCAATTTCCAAATCTCCTCATTATCCAAACAATGTTATTGCCACTGCAATCCCAAGACAGTACAAATCCATAAAGATCAGGCTCTAGAAGGGAGGAATCAGGATGGATGCTTTCCTGATCCCATGAGACCAGGTGTACAACTTGTACTCTTCTCCACTTAGATCTGCTCACTTCCATTTCAAATTCTTTGCAGATATGGACAGGTTATCCTTCTCTCATTGG comes from the Phacochoerus africanus isolate WHEZ1 chromosome 4, ROS_Pafr_v1, whole genome shotgun sequence genome and includes:
- the LOC125124263 gene encoding olfactory receptor 7G2-like — its product is MEWRNETHVSDFLLMKVTEDPELRSLLFSLFLLMYLVTVLGNLLIILAVSSDSHLHTPMYFFLSNLSINDICLSTTTIPKMLVNIHTQNQSIPYAGCLTQIYFVLMFASLESCLLAAMAYDRYVAICHPLRYTVIMNSHLCGLLILLPLLIIIVDALLHSLMVLQLTFCTDLQIPLFFCEVVQVIKLACSDALINNILIYVATSVFGGIPVCGIIFSYVQIVSSVLRMPSVGGKYKAFSTCGSHLSVVSLFYGTGLGVYISSALTNSSRKTAVVSMMYTVAPQMMNPFIYSLRNRDMKGALGKLSSKIPLFF